A window of Elusimicrobiota bacterium genomic DNA:
CCCCCGTGCGCAACCGCATCGGCCTGAACACGGGCCCGGCGATCATCGGCAACATGGGTTCCCCCAAGCGCTTCAGCTACACCGCCATCGGCGACGCGGTCAACCTCGCCTCGCGCCTGGAGGGCGCCAACAAGGCCTACGGCACCTACATCCTGATCTCCGAGAGCACCCGCAGGGGGGCCGGCGCCGCCGTCGAGGTGCGCGAGCTCGATTTCGTGAAGGTGAAGGGCAAGAGCGAGGCGATCCGGGTCTACGAACTGCTGGGTCTCAAAGGAGAGACGGAACCGGCCCTTATCGAAAAAGCTAGGCTCTTCGAAAGCGGTTTGGCGGCTTTCCGGTCGCGCCGGTTCCCCGCGGCCGTCGAAATCTTCACTTCCGTCGTCGACAAATACGGTCATGATCATGCCTGCGAGAACTATCTCGAACGCTGCGAACGCTACCTCAAGGAGCCGCCGCCCGCCGACTGGGACGGCTCCAACGCCCTAACGGAGAAATAGGAATGACAAGAACTTTGCTGCTCGCGTCGGCTGCGTTGGCTTGTTCGGCGGCCGTTGCTTTCTCCGCGACCATAACCGTCCTCGTCCAGGAGACGGCGCTGCGCAAGCGCCCGCAGTCCTACTCGCCGTCGGTCGGCGTCGCCCGCCTCGGCCAGAAGCTCGAGAGCGAGGGCCTGGAGTCCGGCTTCCACAAGACGGGCTCCGGGTACATCCACTCGAGCGCGGTCACGACGCGCAAGGCCAGCGTCTCCGGCGGCGCCGGCGTGGGCGGCTCCGCCACCGCCGACGAGGTCACGCTCGCCGGCAAGGGCTTCAACGCCCAGGTCGAGAAGTCCTACGGCGAGAAGAACGGCGCCGCCGTGAACTTCGCGGCCGTCAACGCGATGGAGCGGCGTTCCGTCCCGGAGGGCGAGCTCTTCGACTTCCTCCGCGCGGGCGGCCTGCTGGGCGAGGGAGGCTCCAAATGAAGCGCTTTCTCCTCCTGAACGTCCTCGTCCTCGCCGGCTGCCAGGGCTTCCAGAACCTCGACGTGAGCTCGATGACCGGCGGGCGCATCAACTCGAACGTCGACCTGACCAAGGTCGCCAAGGGCGTCAACCAGGTCCGCAAGGGCTTCGCGGAGATCTCCGAGAGCGAGGAGTACTACATCGGTCGGGCCGTCGCCGCGCAGGTCCTGACCCGCTACAAGCCGCTCAACGATCCCGGGCTGAACGCCTACGCGCAGAAGGTGACGCAGGCCGTCGCGCTCGCCTCGGACCGGCCCTCGACGTTCAAGGGCTACCACGTCCAGGTGCTGGCGTCCGACGAGATCAACGCCTTCGCCGCGCCCGGCGGGTTCATCTTCGTGACGAAGGGCATGCTCGAGCTCGTGCGCAGCGAGGACGAGCTCGCGGGCGTGCTCGCCCACGAGGTCGCGCACGTCGCCAAGAAGCACGGCCTCAAGACGATCCAGACCTCGCGGCTGACGAGCGCCTTCGCCATCCTCGGCTCCGAGGCGGCGAAGAACTACACCCCGCAGCAGGTCAGCCGGCTGACCAGCGCCTTCGAGGGCGCGGTCGACGACGTCGTCAACAAGCTCGTCGTCAACGGCTACAGCCGCGACAAGGAGTACGAGGCGGACAAGTTCGGCGCGCAGTACGCCAAGGCCGCGAACTACGACCCGGGCGCGCTGAAGGCCTTCCTCGAGCGCATGGAGAAGGCCGAGGGCTCGGGCGGCGGCGGGATGTTCAAGACCCACCCCTCGCCCTCCAAGCGCGAGGCCGAGCTCGGCGCCTTGTCTCCCGCGTCCGGCTACAAGCGCTCCTCCGAGCGCGGCCGGCGCTTCTCGGCGGCCGTCCAGCTCTGACCGGGCTTACCGACGCTTTGCCTTCGTTTTGCCGGTTTTTAACGGCAAAAACAGGGTTCCGGGGGCATGCTGTGGTCATGAAAACCCCTCCCTTGGCGGGCTCGGTCGTTCGCGTCGGCGTCGGGCTCCTGCTGTGCGCGGCGTGCTTCCAGGCCGGACGCTCGTATCAGGAGCTGTCGGCCTCCGCCTCGGCGGCGGCGAAGGACGCGTCGGGCACGGAGATGGTCGACTCGACCTTCGTCGGTCCCCACAAGCCCGCTCCCTCCCCGGCCGAGACATCGCCGCAGGCGGCCCCCGGCGACGTCCCCGGGGAAAGCGTCGACATCATCACCCCGCTGAACGTGCGCGATCCCTCGGCTCTCGTGATGGGCCCCACCCACAATTCCTGCCCTCCGCCGGAGGTCGCCGCGCCGGAGGGCAAGCTCGCGGAGCCTCCGTACAAGGAGCCGAAGCCGAAGAAGATGAAGGAGGGACGCCTGCTCGAGCTCCTCAAAAAGGAAGACAAGAAATCCGTCTATCCCAAGCGCTACTAGGGCCCCCGCTCCGCGTTCCGACGGCCGATTTGGCATAATCTCCGTCATGAAGCGAAGCGAGATCAAGGCGGTCCTCGAGACGGGCAAGGCGGGCGACGCGGTGACGGTCGCGGGCTGGATCAAGTCGGTGCGCGAGTCGAAGAGCGTGGGCTTCGTCCATTTGAACGACGGCTCGACGTTCGATTCTATCCAGGTCGTGGTCCCGGCCGACTTTACCGGACGGGACCACATCCTCAAGCAGATCACCGGCGCGTCCCTGGCCGTCTCGGGCAAGCTGATCCCCTCCCAGGGCAAGGGCCAGTCTCTCGAGCTCGAGCCCTCCTCCATCGAGATCCTCGGCGAGTGCGACCCCTCCTCCCCGGTCCAGAAGGCCGGCACCTCCTTCGAGTTCCTCCGCGGCGTGGCGCACATGCGCCCGCGCACGAACACGTTCGGGGCGGTGTTCCGCGTCCGCTCGGAGATGTCGTACGCCGTCCACGAGTTCTTCCATAGCCGCGGCTTCGTGATGTGCCACTCCCCGATCCTGACCACCTCCGACTGCGAGGGCGCCGGCGCCATGTTCCAGGTCACCA
This region includes:
- a CDS encoding M48 family metalloprotease, whose product is MKRFLLLNVLVLAGCQGFQNLDVSSMTGGRINSNVDLTKVAKGVNQVRKGFAEISESEEYYIGRAVAAQVLTRYKPLNDPGLNAYAQKVTQAVALASDRPSTFKGYHVQVLASDEINAFAAPGGFIFVTKGMLELVRSEDELAGVLAHEVAHVAKKHGLKTIQTSRLTSAFAILGSEAAKNYTPQQVSRLTSAFEGAVDDVVNKLVVNGYSRDKEYEADKFGAQYAKAANYDPGALKAFLERMEKAEGSGGGGMFKTHPSPSKREAELGALSPASGYKRSSERGRRFSAAVQL